In the Halorussus salinus genome, CGGAACGGGCGGTTCGTCCGCGGCGAGTTCGAGACCATCGGCACGCCGCCAGCGGGGTCGATGAGCGCGACCTCGACCGACGTGGCGAAGTTCATGCTCGCGCACCTACAGGGCGGCCGGTACGGCGACGCGCGTCTCCTCTCGGCGGAGGCCACCGCCGAGATGCACCGCCAGCACTTCACCAATCACCCCGCGCTGAACGGGATGGGCTTCGGCTTCTACGAGGAGAGCCGAAACGGCGTGCGCATCGTGGGCCACGGCGGCGACACCGAACTGTTCCACTCGGGGCTGTGGCTGTTCCCCGAGCGCGACCTCGGGGTATTCGTCTCCTACAACAGCGTCGGCGGGGCGCAGGCCCGAGGGGAGTTCTTCGACTCGTTCGTGGACCGCTTCTTCCCGGCCGAGGGCGAGGGAACCGCCGACCCGGCGACCGGTCCCGTCGCCGTGGACGGCGGGGGCGGCGACGGCGGAGCGAACGACGGACGCGCCGCCTCGACCCCTCCGCTCTCGACGTTCACCGGCGCGTACCGCTCGACGCGACTGCCCTACAGCGACTTCACGAAGATAGCCGGAATCGGCTCGGACTTCCGGGTGCGCCGCGCCGACGAGGGGACGCTCGTGACCTCGGTTCCGGGGCAGGGAACCCGGCGGTGGGTTCGGACCGGGCCGACCGTCTTCGAGGAGGTCGCTGGCGACGACGAAATGGCCTTCCGGGTCGAGGGCGGCCGAGCAACCTACGCCTTCTTCGACAGTCGCCCGCCGGTGAGCTTCGAGCGCATCGCCGTCTGGGAGACGACGCTCGCGCAGGGCGGCGTGTTCGCGGCCGCGCTCGTCGTCCTCCTCACCGGTCTCGTCGGGTGGCCGCTCGCGGCGCTCTGGCGGCGGTTCCGGGCGTGGCGACGACGTCGGAGCGGGCGGGAGCGCGGTCCCGCGAGCGCGGACGGAAGCGCGCGGGGCGGCAGAAGCGCGGACGGCCGCAGGCGGTCGCGCGGCGGCGGTCGAGCCAGCGACGGCGGCGCGACGCCGACCGGCGGACCCCGCGCGGCCCGGTGGCTGGCCGGGTTCGCTGGCCTGCTCGCGGTCGGCTTCGTCGTGGGGTTCCTCGCGCTCGTCGCGACCAGTCCCAACAGCGTCGTCTACCGCCCGGCGAGTCTGGAGGCCCTCCTCGCGGTGCCGCTGGTGTACGCGGTGGCGGCGCTCGGCGTCGTCGCGTCCGCGGTCCTCGCGTGGACCGACCGCTACTGGGGACTCGTCGGCCGGGTTCACTACACGCTGGTCGCCGTCGCGGCGGTGGTCCTCCTCTGGCAACTCTCGTACTGGAAGCTGTTGGGCTACTGGCTCTGAGGCCCGGCCCGGTCGGCCGTCCGCCGGAACCGATAGCCCAGCGCGAACGCCACCGCCGGAATCGCGACGTACGAGACCAGCGAGACGCCGAGGAGGTAGACGGTGACGGTCTCACCGGTCGTGCCGAACGCCGGGAGGGGCCACGGGAGCGTCCCAGTGCGACTCATTTCGCCGACTACTGCGGACCGGACCAGCGCCCGGAGCGCGTAGCCGCCGACGACGAGGAGGGCGAGACCTGCGAGCGGACCGAAGCGGCGAACGTCGTCTCTCACACTCGCCCGATTCGTGTCGGAATGCTAAAATACTGGCGGTCGGACGAGCGTCGCTTACTCGTCGGGGCGATGGGGCCGACTCGACCCGTCGTCGGGGTCCACTTCGAGGTACTTGGCGAACAAGTCCGCGACCCGCGAGTAGGCGTCGAGGACGTTCTCGCGCTTGAGGAACCCGTGGGGTTCGTCGTCGTAGGTCTGCAGTTCGTGGGTCTTGCCGTGCTTCTCTAGCTCGGCGACCAGTTGCTCGGACTGGCTCGGGGGGACGCGCACGTCCTCCTCGCCGTGGAGGACCAGCAGGGGCGCGTCGATGTCCGGGACGTGACGGATGGGGCTAGCCTCTCGATAGTTGTCGATGTCGGTCGCGGGGTAGCCCAACTCGCGTTTCATCAATCGCCAGCCAACGTCGTCCGTATCGTCCATGAACGTCTCGTAGTCGTAGACGCCGTAGAAGGCCGCTCCGGCGTCGAAGCGGTCGGTGCGGCCCAAGGCGTTGACGGTCATCAGCCCGCCGCCCGACCCGCCGTAGATGCCCGCGCGGTCGCCGTCCACCGCGGGGTAGGCGTCGGCCAGCGCGTCGGCGGCGTTCACCACGTCGTCCAAGTCGCCCTCGCCCCACGCGAAGTCGTTGCGGTTCCGGAACTCGCGGCCGAAACCCGACGACCCGCGGTAGTTCGGCTCGATGACGGCGAATCCCTGCGCGGCGAAGTACTGCGCGCGGTGGTTGAACTCGTAGCCGTCGAAGGCGGTCGGGCCGCCGTGGGGGTGGACCAGCAGGGGAATCGAGTCGGGGTCCGCGTCGTCGTGGCCCTCCGGCAGGTAGACCATCGCGTGAATCTCGACGCCGCCGGTCGAATCGTAGATGATGCTCTCGGGGCGGACGAATCTGGATTCGAGTCCCGCGGGCGGTCGCCCCGCGACGCGCTCGTCGGTCGTGAGGTTGCGGACTTCCGGGGGTCTGGTCGGGGTCGCTTCGACGGCGAGAACGTCGCCGTCGCGCCACTCGGGGAAGTAACGGTCGCCCGGTTCGTCGGTCAGGGCGGTCTCCTCGCCGGACTCGACCGCGAGGGTCCGGACGTGGACCTCGCCCTGCCGGGTCGCCGTGAACGCGAGGAGGTCGCCGTCGGAATCCCACGCTGGCGCGCCGAGGTCGGTGCCCGACTCGGCGAGCAACTGCTCGGGTTCGGCACGGTCCGGTCCCGCGAGGTAGAGCGCGTCGTAGCCGCTGGCGTCGTGGACGAACGCGACCTCCTCGTCCTCGCTTCCGGGCCGCGGCCGGGGCGCGTAGGCGTTCACCGAGTCGCTGGCGAAAATCGGCTCGACGGTTCCGTCGCGGTCCACGCGGACGACCTGACTCGCGCGGTCCGAGAGGTCCCGGTGGCGCATCCGGACCGCGTAGAGAGCGTCGTCGGCCCACCGCGGGTCCTGATACAGGTACTCGTCGTCGCGCAGGACCTCGACGCGGCGGCCGTCCGCCGAGGCGACCGCGAGCGCGCCCGGCGAGCGGTAGTCGGTCACGAACGCGATTTCGTCGCCGTCGGGGGAGAACCGAGGGTGGGAGTCGATGGCCTCGTGGGCGGTCACGCGGGTCTTCTCGCCGGTCTCGACAGCGACGGTCCAGACCGAGAGGCCGTCGTCGTCCTCTCCGGCGTAGGCGACCGACTCGCCGTCGGGGTGCCAGTCGAACCACCGGGGGTCGAGGTGGGTGTAGCGTTGGGCGAGGAGACCTCTGCTCGTGAGTTTGCGGGTCTCGTCGCCGTCCTTCAGGTAGAGGTCGGTGCGATGCTCGCGGGAGGTCGCGTAGGCGAGGCGGTCTCCGTCGGACTCCTCGGGTTCGGCCGCGACCTGCTCGGCCATCTCGGCGGTGGCGGCGTCGGCCAGCAGGTCGTCGTGTCGGGTCTCGCGCAGGTCGCGTCGATACATGAGCGTGGTATCGAGTGACGTGGGTTTAGGTGTCCGGGTACCGGCGACCCAGCTATTTTGTCGATAGTTTTATATTATTACAAACCATTTACTAATTGGGTTGTAACCTATGAGAAAGAAATTAATCATCGCGGTTGTCGCACTCGGACTGCTGTTCGGCATGACCGGACAGGTCGGAGCGGTAACCACGGACGTTACAGATAATCAGTCGAACAAGGTTTCGCAACTTACTACCCCTCTACAATCATCCGATTCCATATCTGATGGCGGAGGCGGTGGTGGCGGTGGTGGCGGTGCTGCCTGTTGTCTCGGCGGTGGTCTTGGCGGTGGTGACTCTTTCAGCGATAACACCTGAAAATAGTAGCTTCGAACGCTTCTCGTCACGACGAACACGGCTCAGAAACCGTTTTTTGCACCGGCTCATTCCTTGATTTTCAGACGATTCTACCAAATAGCGAGCGGTCAGGGTACTTTCGAACCGAAATCCTGAAACCCGCGCTTTCGGACTGTCGTGGTGTGCGAGCAATCGTCAATGGTACGGTTCACACGGTGGCGGAGCGCGGAACTATCGACGGCGGCACTGTTCTCTTCGAGGAGGGCGACATCGCGGCGGTCGGGGCTGGCGACGAGGTGGAGGTCCCGGACGACGCCGAAGTCGTGGACGTAGACGGCGCGCACGTCACGCCCGGACTGATAGACGCCCACAGCCACGCCGGGATGGCCGAGTGGGGCGAACCCGAGGACGGCGACTTCAACGAGGTCTCGGACCCGGTGACGCCGCAAGTCAACGCCTTGGACGGGTTCCACCCGCGCGACGACGAACTGAAACACGCGTTTCAGGGCGGCGTGACGACCGTCTCGGCGCGGATGGGGAGCGCGAACGTCGTCGGGGGCATCATCTGCTCGATGAAGACCTACGGCGACGTGGCCGACCGGATGCTCATCCGGGAGGACGGGATGAAGGCGGCGTTCGGCGAGAACCCCAAGCGGTTCCACGGCGACGAGAAGGACCGCCAGCCCTCGACGCGGCCCGGCGTCGCAGCGACGCTCCGACAGGCGCTGATGGAGGCCGAGGACTACGTGGAGCGCCGCGAGAAGTCGCGCGAGGAGGGCGACCCCTTCGAGCGCGACCTCGGGATGGAGAATCTGGCGCGCGTGATAGAGGGCGACCTACCGCTCCGAGTCCACGCCCACCGCGCCGACGACATCGCCACGGTGTTCCGCATCGCCGACGAGTTCGGCATCGACGAGTTGTCCATCGAACACGCGACGGAGGGTCACGTCCTCGCCGACGAGTTCGTCGAGCGCGACGTTCCGGCGGTCGTGGGACCGACTCTCTCGTCGGCGAGCAAGTACGAACTCCGGAACATCACCTTCGAGACGCCGGGTATCCTCCACGAGGCGGGCGTCAAAGTCGCCATCCAGACCGACGCGCCGGTCCTGCCCCAAGAGCATCTGGACGTGTGCGTCGGTCTCGCGGTTCGGGAGGGCCTGCCCGAGGAGGTTGCCCTGCGAACGGTCACGCGCAACCCCGCCGAGATTCTGGGCGTCGAGGAGCGCGTCGGGACCATCGAGACGGGCACCGACGCCGACCTCGTGGTGTGGGACGGGCCGATGTTCGAACTGGACTCGGACGCCGAGCAGGTGTTCGTGGAGGGTGAGCGCGTCTACGACAGCGAGCGCGACGACGTGGACCCGCGCGAGGAGTACGCGTGGTAGGATACTGAGTAGGAGGTATATTATTGTTGCTCTAACAATTCTACGACGTTACGAAAGAAATTTCTACCATTCCCCAACGCGTGCGGGCGCGGCCCTCGTGGCCGCGCCCTTCCGCGCGAGGGCCGAGTAGCGCAGTCGGAGCAAAGCGGAGACGAGCAACGCAGGCGGTTGGGGAGGACGTGGCCGTCGCGGGTGCGGTGGCGGTTGCGGTCAACTCCTTTTTGTCGGCGATAACGCGGTTCGCGGTTGCTGTACGGTTCGTGTTCATGTTCGCAGTGCAGTCTGCTGTGGCGGTCGCAGTGCGGTCCGCTGTGGTGGTGCGGTCGAGACGGATTGTCGTGGAGTTCGCTGTCGCGATACCGTCGCGTCTGTTTCGAGTCCGTAGACGAACAGTATTTCCCCCTTCCGCGACCTACTATCCGGTAACACGCATGAGTCGGAGTACGCTGACCACGTTGGGGTCGGTCGCCGAGCGCGCCATCAGGTACGGCATCGTCGCGGTGTTCGGCGAGGGGTTCCGCCGTCGGAATCCGGGCGCTATCGTCAACGCGGTCTTCGCGCTCGCGGCGACGTTCCTGCCCGACGCTGTCGAGCGCCTGTACGGCGTCGAGTTCCGGCCGTGGCAACGAGTCTACGCCGGAGGAGCGATGCTGGCCCACGCCGTCGGGATGCTCGGTCCCTACGACGACACGTGGTGGTGGGACCACGTCACCCACACGCTCTCGACCACGCTGTTGGCGGGGTTCGTCCACGCCGCCGCCGATAGGCGGGGTCGGGACCCCGCGCCGCGGGTCCTCGCCGTCGTCGTCTTCGCCGGACTGTTCTGGGAACTGCTGGAGTATCTCATCCACGCGGTGTCGCGCCGTCTCGGTATCGAACCGATTCTGGTCTCGTACAGCGCGCAGGACACGCTGTTAGACCTCGTGTTCAACATGGTCGGCGCGACGCTGGTGTTGGTGTTCGGGGACCGACTGCTGGCGAACTTCGACTCCGAGTCCGACTCGTAGAACCTCGGGAATATAACTGCTCTCGACCGTCGCCGCTACCGGAGCCGTCCCTCCGAACTGCCACTCGTTCGAAAATACTATACGGTAGACATGGGCAGGTGGTGGCATGAGATGGTCTCTCTTTCTCACGGTCGTCCTCCTGTCGTCGCTTCTGGTCCCCGCTGGCTACGCCGCGGGCCAGCAGGCCGACCGCGCGCGGACGGCGACCGTCGAGGAGGTTCGAGAACCGACACGGACCGAGTGGAACGTGACGGTGAACGAGACGGAGTCGATACCTAATCGCCTCGACTCGTCTGGCGAGTTCGTGTTCGTCGGCGGGGCGAGTTTCCCGTCTTCGGGGCCGACCATTTCGCCCGCCGTTCACGTACTCATCGGGAACAACACCACGAACCTCGCGGCGAGTAAAGTCGTCGCGGACGCCGAGTGGAACCAAGATAGCAGCAAGCGGTTCGACGGTCGAGCGGTCGACGAAACGCTCGTCGTCCGGTACGGGCGGACGATTTCCGCCGTGGCGAAGCGCGGCGGCGAGTGGAAGCAGTTCGACCTCGGCACGCTCGACGGCCAGTTCGAGACGATGTTCGCGACGGATTCGGCCGTGTTCGTCGTCAGTAAAGCCGGTATCTGGAAGTACGGTGTCGGGACGGAACCGACCGAACTGGCGCGCTACGACGCCGAGTACGAACTGGAGAGCGTGGACTACGCCGACGGGACGATAACGTTCGAGACGTTGGACGACACCGATTGCGAAGCCGACGGCGCGAGCGGTTGCTCGGGGGAAATCGGCGACGGGTCCCGGTACGGTGCCTTGGACACGGACCTGAACGAGCGGTGGACGCAGTTCGTCGCCGAGGAGTACGTTCTCACCGAGCGAGTCGGTGATTTGCTGGTCACGAACCCCGGAAGCAAGGCCACGTTCTACGCCCGTGACGTGGCGACCGGGGAACCGGCGTGGACGTGGGAGGCTCCGAACAGCGGTTACATCGCCGAACGGATGGGGGCCGACATCCGCTTCTGGACGAACCACAACCGCGAGTTCGTCGTGAATCCCGATACCGGGAACGTGCGGTGGAGCTACCACAACGACGATATTCTCTACGACAGTCCGTCTCGGGTGCTGTTGCACGTCGATGGCGAGTACGTCCTCAGAAACCGCTCCACCGGCGAGGTTCTCGCCCGACACGCCGGACCGGAGCCGCCGAGGTTGGACTCGTGGAAGTGGGACAGCGTCGCAACGATAGACGGCGGGGCGTACCTCTCGTTCACGGTGGACCCGGCACCGACTCGCGTGTTCGTCAACACGACGACCGGCGAGACCGTGACAACGTTCGACCCGCCGAAGCGAGTCGCGACGGCCTACGAGAAGGCCAAGGAGGTGTCCGACGAGTTGCGCTATCTGACGTACACCGCCGAGACGATGGGACCGCCGGAAAGCTTCCGGATGACTGTCCTGATTCGGGGCGAGACGAAC is a window encoding:
- a CDS encoding serine hydrolase domain-containing protein → MRPRTHGPAVAAVLLVLLAPVGPAVGATGSAGATGAQTATPTANATRTANAAQTANATQTADRGVDSRAEVEAFVDAAMAEDLPEHHVSGATVSVVKDGELLFAEGYGYADRRNRTPVAADRTLFRVGSVSKLFVWTAAAQQVEEGDLDPNASVNRYLDEVRIPRTYGEPVTLEHLATHTAGFEDSYEGLAVESPDDLRPLGEVLRNVPARVRPPGEVTSYSNYGAALAGHIVARRADTTFDSYVENRIFAPLNMTRSTFRQPVPADVPGRLSEGYRYRNGRFVRGEFETIGTPPAGSMSATSTDVAKFMLAHLQGGRYGDARLLSAEATAEMHRQHFTNHPALNGMGFGFYEESRNGVRIVGHGGDTELFHSGLWLFPERDLGVFVSYNSVGGAQARGEFFDSFVDRFFPAEGEGTADPATGPVAVDGGGGDGGANDGRAASTPPLSTFTGAYRSTRLPYSDFTKIAGIGSDFRVRRADEGTLVTSVPGQGTRRWVRTGPTVFEEVAGDDEMAFRVEGGRATYAFFDSRPPVSFERIAVWETTLAQGGVFAAALVVLLTGLVGWPLAALWRRFRAWRRRRSGRERGPASADGSARGGRSADGRRRSRGGGRASDGGATPTGGPRAARWLAGFAGLLAVGFVVGFLALVATSPNSVVYRPASLEALLAVPLVYAVAALGVVASAVLAWTDRYWGLVGRVHYTLVAVAAVVLLWQLSYWKLLGYWL
- a CDS encoding S9 family peptidase, with the translated sequence MYRRDLRETRHDDLLADAATAEMAEQVAAEPEESDGDRLAYATSREHRTDLYLKDGDETRKLTSRGLLAQRYTHLDPRWFDWHPDGESVAYAGEDDDGLSVWTVAVETGEKTRVTAHEAIDSHPRFSPDGDEIAFVTDYRSPGALAVASADGRRVEVLRDDEYLYQDPRWADDALYAVRMRHRDLSDRASQVVRVDRDGTVEPIFASDSVNAYAPRPRPGSEDEEVAFVHDASGYDALYLAGPDRAEPEQLLAESGTDLGAPAWDSDGDLLAFTATRQGEVHVRTLAVESGEETALTDEPGDRYFPEWRDGDVLAVEATPTRPPEVRNLTTDERVAGRPPAGLESRFVRPESIIYDSTGGVEIHAMVYLPEGHDDADPDSIPLLVHPHGGPTAFDGYEFNHRAQYFAAQGFAVIEPNYRGSSGFGREFRNRNDFAWGEGDLDDVVNAADALADAYPAVDGDRAGIYGGSGGGLMTVNALGRTDRFDAGAAFYGVYDYETFMDDTDDVGWRLMKRELGYPATDIDNYREASPIRHVPDIDAPLLVLHGEEDVRVPPSQSEQLVAELEKHGKTHELQTYDDEPHGFLKRENVLDAYSRVADLFAKYLEVDPDDGSSRPHRPDE
- a CDS encoding amidohydrolase; translation: MRAIVNGTVHTVAERGTIDGGTVLFEEGDIAAVGAGDEVEVPDDAEVVDVDGAHVTPGLIDAHSHAGMAEWGEPEDGDFNEVSDPVTPQVNALDGFHPRDDELKHAFQGGVTTVSARMGSANVVGGIICSMKTYGDVADRMLIREDGMKAAFGENPKRFHGDEKDRQPSTRPGVAATLRQALMEAEDYVERREKSREEGDPFERDLGMENLARVIEGDLPLRVHAHRADDIATVFRIADEFGIDELSIEHATEGHVLADEFVERDVPAVVGPTLSSASKYELRNITFETPGILHEAGVKVAIQTDAPVLPQEHLDVCVGLAVREGLPEEVALRTVTRNPAEILGVEERVGTIETGTDADLVVWDGPMFELDSDAEQVFVEGERVYDSERDDVDPREEYAW
- a CDS encoding PQQ-binding-like beta-propeller repeat protein; this translates as MRWSLFLTVVLLSSLLVPAGYAAGQQADRARTATVEEVREPTRTEWNVTVNETESIPNRLDSSGEFVFVGGASFPSSGPTISPAVHVLIGNNTTNLAASKVVADAEWNQDSSKRFDGRAVDETLVVRYGRTISAVAKRGGEWKQFDLGTLDGQFETMFATDSAVFVVSKAGIWKYGVGTEPTELARYDAEYELESVDYADGTITFETLDDTDCEADGASGCSGEIGDGSRYGALDTDLNERWTQFVAEEYVLTERVGDLLVTNPGSKATFYARDVATGEPAWTWEAPNSGYIAERMGADIRFWTNHNREFVVNPDTGNVRWSYHNDDILYDSPSRVLLHVDGEYVLRNRSTGEVLARHAGPEPPRLDSWKWDSVATIDGGAYLSFTVDPAPTRVFVNTTTGETVTTFDPPKRVATAYEKAKEVSDELRYLTYTAETMGPPESFRMTVLIRGETNTSDLYKSSVFVRPSDREWLEVEGAPSSSNLAIGGMVQTDGLLLYTTVDELSDSEGVNRRESIRVRDLNGTYLGRASLYRTDRGKPMAESKEIPGRTLDNQYNQKLTRGNYQVEMAANGSTAEVLYVEPYGHEGDRRKELRFGIEEISPDNATASVEVACKDGQPRAVLQNPASIPLVYSVGGDETVTVQPGESRTVELAGGEAHEFDVQTTSGHSVGVEFAVSGAVSVEDGDTVVADCGRETGKAMAESTTGEAPPEDGASETDGSVPGFTGLSAVLALLTVVCLRHAVEKEA